A window of the Tunturibacter empetritectus genome harbors these coding sequences:
- a CDS encoding carboxypeptidase-like regulatory domain-containing protein, with the protein MRWSLVEASLLLFAGGLFGIAHAQTRAQTKPEAKHIAVGAHYEINGVVVSSIDGSPVPHCRLTPTLVAQGVFGSRRFPSSTDGSEADEHGHFSIPLPSAGVWNLRASARGYVTQSYEEHGAFSSAVVLTADSPEIDLRFKISPEASIKGLVLDEAGEPVRDAQISLFIVPPSSPGGPPANTGSRVSARTDDRGMYELTNLSPGGYRLSVRARPWYAEVSQQSGIAVAGSPVDPSLDVAYPPTWFPGGSDVATAETIVLHAGDTRQADFHLVPIASIHLKIAPPSGGVGGANVRQGQAIPIVEEIMPGANAPRLVSVATHRDLQGEFDVGGLTPGLYQVRIPGQDGRSTVVDVVANSVRTLDLDAPRNDIARVTVHIDGFAGETEEAGDRRGRGLRVNLIDTDTQRGTFSSAGDEGGFAGRRGSRAPSAESKESKDRIIEVPPGRYEVVLQGGSNIFLTGLTAKGAEASGRYVTVPAGETTLTVHVANGRANVSGIAALEGKPAVGAMALLVPITIEEPDSIDFLRQDQTNTDGSFDIENVIPGQYILVVIDKGWQINWGDRSTLRRYLTQGVPMELKPSASVKQNVVAQAP; encoded by the coding sequence ATGAGATGGAGCCTTGTGGAAGCTTCGTTGTTGCTCTTTGCCGGAGGTCTGTTCGGGATCGCGCACGCACAAACTCGAGCACAGACGAAGCCGGAGGCGAAGCATATTGCTGTCGGGGCACACTATGAGATCAACGGGGTCGTTGTCAGCAGCATCGATGGGAGCCCGGTTCCTCACTGCAGGTTGACCCCGACTCTTGTGGCTCAGGGGGTCTTTGGGAGCCGTCGCTTCCCTTCCTCGACTGACGGCTCTGAAGCCGATGAGCATGGCCACTTTTCGATTCCGCTGCCTTCAGCGGGTGTATGGAATCTGCGGGCGAGTGCGCGGGGCTATGTGACCCAGTCCTATGAGGAGCACGGCGCCTTCTCGTCGGCAGTTGTCCTGACCGCTGATTCGCCGGAGATTGATCTGCGTTTCAAAATTAGTCCCGAGGCCAGCATCAAAGGCCTTGTTCTGGATGAAGCCGGGGAACCGGTGAGAGACGCGCAGATCTCTCTTTTCATCGTGCCGCCGTCGAGTCCTGGAGGTCCGCCAGCTAACACAGGTTCGCGAGTGAGTGCCAGGACCGATGATCGCGGCATGTATGAGTTGACGAATCTGTCTCCGGGTGGATATCGCCTGTCGGTGCGGGCGCGTCCCTGGTATGCGGAGGTGTCGCAGCAAAGTGGAATAGCAGTTGCTGGGTCCCCGGTCGATCCTTCTCTCGATGTTGCCTATCCGCCAACCTGGTTTCCTGGGGGCAGCGATGTCGCAACTGCTGAGACGATTGTCCTGCATGCGGGCGATACACGTCAGGCAGACTTTCATCTTGTTCCGATCGCTTCGATTCATCTGAAGATCGCTCCGCCATCAGGAGGTGTGGGAGGGGCTAACGTCCGCCAGGGACAAGCAATTCCCATTGTGGAAGAGATTATGCCCGGTGCAAATGCCCCGCGCCTGGTTTCGGTTGCGACCCATCGCGACCTACAGGGAGAGTTTGATGTTGGTGGGCTGACGCCGGGGCTCTATCAGGTGAGAATACCGGGCCAGGATGGGCGCTCTACTGTGGTCGACGTAGTGGCGAACTCGGTTCGAACGCTGGATCTCGATGCGCCCAGGAACGATATTGCCAGGGTTACAGTCCACATCGACGGGTTTGCCGGTGAGACGGAAGAGGCCGGTGACAGACGCGGTAGAGGGCTTCGCGTCAACCTGATCGACACTGATACGCAGCGTGGGACGTTTTCTTCGGCGGGAGATGAGGGCGGATTTGCAGGGCGTCGCGGGTCGAGAGCGCCTTCTGCGGAGTCTAAGGAATCCAAAGACCGGATCATCGAGGTCCCGCCAGGACGTTACGAAGTTGTTCTGCAGGGCGGCTCCAACATCTTTCTGACTGGATTGACCGCTAAGGGGGCTGAAGCCTCGGGGCGATATGTGACGGTGCCCGCGGGTGAGACGACCCTTACCGTGCATGTTGCGAATGGCCGGGCCAATGTTAGTGGAATCGCTGCGCTCGAGGGAAAACCCGCGGTGGGCGCAATGGCCCTGCTGGTTCCAATCACGATTGAAGAGCCTGACTCCATTGATTTTTTGCGGCAGGACCAGACCAATACAGATGGAAGCTTTGATATCGAGAACGTCATCCCGGGGCAATACATTCTGGTCGTTATCGACAAAGGATGGCAGATCAACTGGGGAGATCGATCGACGTTGCGCCGCTATCTCACGCAAGGGGTGCCGATGGAGCTGAAGCCCTCTGCAAGCGTGAAGCAGAATGTAGTTGCGCAGGCTCCATAG
- a CDS encoding SDR family NAD(P)-dependent oxidoreductase: MGKLEGKVAVITGGSSGMALASAKLFVEEGAYVFITGRKQEQIDEAIKVIGRNVTGVQGDAANLDDLDRLFDTVKREKGKIDVLFASAGIGEPVPLGEITEQHFDKTFDLNVRGTLFTVQKALPLFNDGGSIFMTGSNAAAKGFPGFGVYAASKLALRSFARTWLNELKDRKIRVNLLVPGAIATPMQEGVLTKEARQYFESLIPRGTMGQSEEVATVALFLASNDSSFVNGVELFVDGGMTAI, encoded by the coding sequence ATGGGAAAGCTTGAAGGTAAGGTTGCAGTCATCACAGGTGGGTCAAGCGGCATGGCGCTGGCGAGTGCCAAACTGTTCGTGGAAGAGGGTGCCTACGTTTTCATCACGGGCCGAAAACAGGAGCAGATCGACGAGGCGATTAAGGTAATAGGCCGGAATGTAACCGGCGTCCAGGGTGACGCGGCCAATCTCGACGACCTCGACCGACTGTTCGACACAGTCAAGCGAGAAAAGGGCAAGATCGACGTCCTGTTTGCGAGTGCCGGTATAGGCGAGCCCGTCCCGCTGGGAGAGATCACCGAGCAGCACTTCGACAAGACATTCGACCTGAACGTGCGCGGCACCCTCTTCACGGTGCAGAAAGCGTTGCCACTGTTCAACGATGGTGGCTCAATCTTCATGACCGGGTCCAATGCTGCGGCAAAAGGTTTCCCTGGTTTCGGCGTATATGCGGCGAGCAAGTTGGCGTTGCGCTCCTTCGCACGCACCTGGCTCAACGAACTCAAGGACAGAAAGATCCGCGTGAACCTGCTGGTTCCCGGTGCCATTGCCACACCGATGCAGGAAGGAGTTCTCACCAAGGAGGCGAGGCAGTATTTTGAATCACTGATCCCACGGGGAACGATGGGTCAATCTGAGGAAGTTGCGACGGTCGCGCTCTTTCTTGCTTCAAACGACTCGAGCTTCGTGAACGGGGTGGAGTTATTCGTCGATGGCGGCATGACGGCGATCTAA
- a CDS encoding WD40/YVTN/BNR-like repeat-containing protein has translation MPRLLPYRTVLSTSLLLWMTLPVAGQGQALTSTPNQAVSTESNAANDRNTCFVHRVTGLPGSHQFASDFIEAIAADPSPDANPDLIWGLTADLSNKLPSQDRAMYISKSTDGGASWTQIARVDSTYFDARIGEGLRNGFIISPDATYFVITTQRGAFQVSPQSNPNQPLVKPIAGPRVPDTPPRTPITKKPGDPLRASVVEITPDGQHLLIGYGYFDLEPQLLRYHKESDGSWIEDGPIPHLPTDMDLLSLQFDDPKKLNPGFLYLGTGDQVYLLNLHSMKWSRIEGVGPDSAIHGMSVVGGLHLAACWGVYNPSGPGTVRRVTNARFLLHRSTDETGSNVRAYSVDVDPAKPSREVVTSLTGVYTSQDSGETWTRLNDLPEEEFRSAHFNSDGTILISGIAGTFLTNPFADSCKPHLKNREK, from the coding sequence ATGCCACGCCTACTCCCATATCGAACGGTCCTCAGTACAAGCCTGCTCCTCTGGATGACCCTCCCTGTAGCAGGGCAGGGCCAGGCTCTGACTTCCACTCCGAATCAAGCCGTCAGCACAGAGAGCAACGCAGCGAACGACAGGAACACCTGCTTCGTTCATCGAGTGACTGGCCTGCCGGGAAGTCATCAATTTGCCAGCGACTTTATCGAGGCCATAGCTGCCGACCCCAGCCCTGACGCCAATCCTGACTTGATCTGGGGGCTCACTGCGGATCTCAGCAACAAGCTTCCATCCCAGGACCGAGCCATGTACATCTCGAAGTCAACCGACGGAGGCGCGTCATGGACGCAGATCGCTCGAGTCGATTCCACATACTTCGATGCTCGAATCGGTGAGGGTCTACGCAATGGTTTCATCATCTCTCCCGATGCAACTTACTTTGTAATCACCACGCAACGGGGAGCATTTCAAGTATCTCCTCAATCAAACCCCAACCAGCCGCTGGTCAAACCCATTGCAGGTCCCCGCGTTCCAGATACGCCGCCCCGCACTCCCATCACGAAGAAGCCGGGCGACCCCCTGAGAGCCAGCGTCGTAGAGATCACACCCGACGGACAACATCTCCTCATCGGCTATGGCTACTTTGACCTCGAGCCCCAGCTCCTCCGCTACCACAAAGAGAGTGACGGCTCATGGATCGAAGATGGACCCATCCCACATCTCCCAACCGATATGGACCTGCTCTCCCTTCAATTTGATGATCCCAAAAAACTCAACCCAGGCTTCCTCTATCTCGGAACAGGGGATCAGGTCTACCTGCTCAACCTCCACTCGATGAAGTGGAGCCGCATCGAAGGCGTCGGCCCTGACTCGGCGATCCATGGGATGAGTGTCGTCGGCGGTCTCCACCTGGCCGCGTGCTGGGGAGTCTACAACCCCTCAGGTCCAGGCACCGTCCGGCGAGTCACCAACGCCAGATTTCTCCTGCATAGATCAACCGACGAAACCGGCTCCAACGTCCGCGCCTATAGCGTAGACGTCGACCCTGCAAAGCCAAGCCGGGAGGTCGTCACCTCGCTCACCGGCGTCTACACCAGCCAGGACAGCGGCGAAACCTGGACGAGGCTCAACGATCTTCCAGAAGAGGAGTTCCGCTCCGCCCACTTCAACTCCGATGGAACCATCCTAATCTCCGGCATCGCAGGCACCTTCCTAACCAATCCATTCGCTGACTCCTGTAAGCCTCATCTAAAGAATCGCGAGAAATAG
- a CDS encoding carboxypeptidase-like regulatory domain-containing protein — protein MSVNRIVCRLRRSDSLLCFVALVCALLGDGVRSPAQVGGSAGGGPSIASSGMPDLISGRVINAATGQPVRRALVRLNTRAVLTDSEGRFRFEQNKESSANLLVTKPGFYASAEYGDAGNLYLQSAQLAASLELRIYPEALLTGVVLAPDGTPLPEISVTAMRRVYDEMGRRWVPVDQRQTDVHGGFRIPVPAGEYRVQTGYLPRSSAIGEAVLPVTFPSGSASNTSQLIRIHSGEEQTFELRPAVSAIHTVEISQVRPDRGFQRISARASNGGTVQVSSMPASGDETKIQLPQGTYALTVRTMGDTDAPELAETTVTVPDHDISGVALRFSPVPSIPVELLIDESSSSAASITVLAQLGLSLQSEQADSDGGSASVRLSPRSNQTFFFSAAPGSYRLVGRNSGAWYIKSASYGDSDLLEQELVVAPGASGTPIRIMVSNQTAALQGTVRLNGDPVASWVYLIPNRRSAQLDYSTRSSSTGSYSFDHLPPGSYQAIAFERRHSADYGNSESLTPFGGHVQSVTVNVGDKPTLNLDAVPATEVIP, from the coding sequence GTGTCCGTAAACCGAATCGTCTGTCGCCTCCGACGCAGCGATTCGCTGCTTTGCTTTGTAGCTCTGGTCTGTGCCTTGCTGGGGGATGGAGTTCGCTCGCCTGCCCAGGTTGGCGGCAGTGCGGGGGGAGGCCCATCGATTGCAAGCTCTGGTATGCCAGACCTGATCTCGGGACGAGTGATCAATGCCGCCACCGGTCAGCCCGTTCGTAGAGCGCTGGTTCGGCTCAACACCCGCGCAGTACTGACCGATAGCGAAGGCAGATTCCGGTTCGAACAGAATAAAGAGAGTAGCGCCAACCTTCTGGTGACCAAGCCTGGGTTTTATGCGAGTGCAGAGTATGGCGATGCCGGCAATCTGTATCTGCAGTCCGCACAACTTGCGGCATCGCTGGAGCTTCGCATCTATCCTGAGGCGCTGCTTACCGGTGTGGTTCTGGCTCCGGATGGAACACCTCTTCCGGAGATCTCGGTGACCGCGATGAGAAGGGTGTATGACGAGATGGGGCGACGTTGGGTGCCGGTTGATCAACGTCAGACAGACGTGCATGGGGGCTTTCGAATTCCTGTGCCTGCCGGGGAGTACCGAGTGCAGACAGGCTACTTGCCGCGGAGCTCCGCAATTGGCGAAGCTGTACTTCCTGTTACATTTCCGAGCGGTAGCGCAAGTAATACTTCACAACTCATTCGGATTCATAGCGGCGAAGAGCAGACGTTCGAACTGCGTCCGGCGGTTAGTGCGATTCACACCGTTGAGATTTCACAGGTTCGCCCTGATCGCGGCTTCCAGCGCATCTCTGCCCGCGCCTCCAATGGAGGTACGGTGCAGGTCAGCTCGATGCCGGCAAGCGGAGATGAGACCAAGATACAGCTCCCCCAGGGAACGTATGCGCTGACGGTGCGAACGATGGGTGATACCGATGCTCCCGAGCTGGCTGAGACAACGGTTACGGTTCCGGATCACGATATCTCTGGAGTGGCTCTACGATTTTCGCCAGTGCCGTCGATTCCGGTGGAGCTGTTGATCGACGAATCTTCCTCCTCCGCCGCGAGTATCACTGTACTGGCGCAACTGGGCCTCAGTCTGCAGAGTGAGCAGGCTGATTCCGATGGCGGATCGGCCAGTGTCAGGTTGTCACCTCGGAGCAATCAGACCTTCTTCTTCTCGGCTGCTCCTGGAAGTTATCGGCTGGTGGGACGCAATAGCGGCGCGTGGTATATCAAGTCTGCCAGCTATGGCGACTCCGACCTGTTGGAGCAGGAGCTGGTTGTAGCGCCTGGAGCGTCTGGAACTCCTATACGGATTATGGTGAGCAATCAGACGGCGGCGTTGCAGGGGACGGTGCGCCTCAACGGCGATCCTGTGGCGAGTTGGGTGTATCTGATCCCGAACAGGCGGAGCGCTCAGTTGGATTACAGTACCCGCAGCAGTTCGACCGGCAGTTATAGCTTCGATCATCTTCCGCCAGGGAGTTATCAGGCTATCGCCTTTGAGCGACGGCACTCAGCCGACTACGGTAATTCCGAGAGCCTGACACCGTTTGGCGGTCATGTGCAGTCGGTTACGGTCAACGTCGGCGATAAGCCTACGCTGAACCTTGACGCTGTGCCGGCAACGGAGGTGATTCCATGA
- a CDS encoding nuclear transport factor 2 family protein — protein sequence MSIEKNVQTVKNFLAALGSRDKHGLLALSAEDIEWTVPGEDWPLAGTYRGHAGLEKLLQKANETVETSYPEPPEFVAQGDRVLVVGFATGRVKPTNKTFEDHWVFDITVRDGKLKSVREYVDTQALARAAEIDASPRP from the coding sequence ATGAGCATTGAAAAGAATGTCCAGACTGTAAAGAATTTTCTTGCGGCACTTGGCAGCCGCGATAAGCATGGCCTGCTGGCGTTGTCTGCGGAAGATATTGAGTGGACCGTTCCAGGCGAGGACTGGCCGCTGGCCGGCACGTACCGCGGGCATGCAGGATTGGAGAAGTTACTTCAGAAGGCTAACGAAACGGTGGAGACTTCGTACCCAGAGCCCCCCGAGTTCGTAGCGCAGGGAGACCGGGTTCTGGTCGTCGGCTTCGCTACGGGGAGAGTCAAACCAACCAATAAGACCTTTGAGGATCATTGGGTCTTCGACATTACCGTTCGAGACGGCAAATTGAAGAGCGTCCGGGAGTATGTTGACACGCAAGCACTGGCGCGGGCCGCCGAGATCGACGCGAGCCCCAGGCCCTGA
- a CDS encoding SDR family NAD(P)-dependent oxidoreductase: MGKLEGKVAVITGGSSGLALASAKRFVEEGAYVFITGRRQEALDEAVKLIGRNVTGVRGDASNLDDLDRLFDIVKREKGKIDVLFASAGKGEAAKLGEITEQHFDAGFDLIVRGTLFTVQKALPLLNDGASILMTGSVASVKGFPGFGVYAASKAALRSFARTWLNELKGRKIRVNVLSPGQVDTADSQRLDEQTRQMFESLIPRGKMGRPEEIAAAALFLASDEASYVNGVDFAVDGGFSAI; encoded by the coding sequence ATGGGAAAGCTTGAAGGAAAAGTTGCAGTCATCACAGGTGGATCGAGCGGCCTGGCGCTAGCAAGCGCCAAGCGCTTCGTTGAAGAGGGTGCCTACGTTTTCATCACAGGCCGGAGGCAGGAGGCGCTCGATGAGGCCGTCAAGCTGATTGGCCGGAACGTGACCGGCGTGCGCGGCGACGCGTCCAATCTCGACGACCTCGACCGCCTGTTCGACATAGTAAAGCGGGAAAAGGGCAAGATCGACGTCCTGTTCGCGAGCGCCGGCAAGGGCGAAGCCGCCAAACTGGGCGAGATTACCGAGCAGCACTTCGATGCGGGCTTCGACCTGATTGTGCGCGGAACGCTGTTTACCGTTCAGAAGGCGTTGCCGCTGTTGAACGATGGCGCATCGATCCTCATGACCGGGTCCGTTGCTTCTGTGAAAGGCTTCCCTGGTTTCGGCGTGTATGCGGCGAGTAAGGCGGCATTGCGTTCCTTCGCACGCACATGGCTCAACGAACTGAAGGGCAGGAAGATCCGGGTGAACGTGTTGAGTCCGGGGCAGGTGGACACTGCGGACTCGCAGCGACTCGACGAGCAAACGAGGCAGATGTTCGAGTCCCTGATCCCACGAGGAAAGATGGGTCGCCCTGAGGAGATCGCAGCGGCCGCGTTGTTTCTTGCTTCCGACGAAGCAAGCTACGTGAATGGGGTGGACTTCGCTGTCGATGGCGGCTTCTCGGCGATCTGA
- a CDS encoding AraC family transcriptional regulator, which produces MDPITDIFRTLHVTAFGLHRLEATAPWGVKQENQTEEKITPSGNKMPPTDLAHFAMVSRGNCWLSVEGIAEPIPLTGGDCFLLAKGTSIVLRDSPRTRPKWSFSEIGARANGNVALYGGGGAPTTIVCGSLSFDRASLKPVTQLLPSFILMKADQARTLALHSTVQALASEMAEQAPGSEVVATRLAEVLFIQVLRAHIASGPERNRGWLRAVFDPQMGPALSAIHDSVSTPWTVESLAAAATMSRSAFAVRFKELLGQTPLEYVTEWRMQKAMQLIQERDKKLIDVARSVGYESDAAFSKAFKRVVGASPGEYLKRGFGDQGNAF; this is translated from the coding sequence TTGGACCCGATAACAGATATCTTCAGAACATTGCATGTAACCGCTTTCGGCCTGCACAGGCTCGAAGCCACAGCTCCGTGGGGCGTGAAACAGGAAAATCAGACCGAAGAAAAAATCACGCCTTCCGGCAATAAGATGCCGCCCACAGATTTGGCGCACTTCGCCATGGTCTCGCGCGGCAACTGCTGGCTGAGTGTGGAAGGGATTGCGGAGCCGATTCCGCTCACCGGGGGTGATTGTTTTTTGCTGGCTAAGGGAACTTCGATTGTTTTGCGCGACAGCCCGCGAACACGTCCGAAGTGGAGTTTCAGCGAGATCGGGGCTAGGGCCAACGGCAATGTCGCTCTTTATGGAGGTGGTGGCGCACCGACGACAATCGTCTGTGGGTCCCTGAGTTTCGATCGCGCCAGCCTGAAGCCGGTCACTCAGTTATTGCCGAGCTTCATTCTGATGAAGGCCGATCAGGCACGCACGCTTGCGCTTCACAGCACAGTGCAAGCGCTGGCGTCAGAGATGGCAGAACAGGCGCCGGGATCTGAAGTCGTCGCGACTCGACTGGCCGAGGTTCTGTTTATTCAAGTGCTCCGTGCGCATATCGCGTCGGGACCGGAACGTAACAGAGGATGGCTTCGTGCGGTTTTTGATCCTCAGATGGGCCCTGCCCTGAGTGCCATTCACGACAGTGTGAGTACACCCTGGACAGTCGAATCTCTGGCCGCAGCGGCAACCATGTCTCGCTCCGCATTCGCAGTCCGTTTTAAAGAGCTACTCGGACAAACACCACTGGAATATGTAACCGAGTGGCGGATGCAGAAGGCGATGCAGCTGATACAAGAGCGTGACAAAAAGCTCATAGACGTTGCTCGGTCGGTCGGTTACGAGTCCGACGCTGCGTTCAGTAAAGCGTTCAAACGAGTTGTCGGGGCAAGCCCTGGAGAATACCTCAAACGTGGTTTTGGAGACCAGGGTAATGCCTTCTGA
- a CDS encoding NADPH-dependent F420 reductase, producing MMSYAIVGFGKIGQALAHAFARNNINVTVASRRPPEELAPQARAIGPTVTAKSLQEALEADIIILAVLFEQHREVAKALPSWKGKTIIDTTNALVPSEDLEGLLSSAFVAKSFPGAKLVKGFNHLGAATLATDPIVEGGHRVVFLSSDDEDAIAPVADLAKQLGFAPVKLGKLNEGGALVHARDRIWGPLIFQDLFKKKQ from the coding sequence ATGATGAGCTATGCAATCGTAGGATTCGGAAAGATAGGCCAGGCCCTCGCCCACGCCTTCGCCCGCAACAACATCAACGTGACAGTCGCGAGTCGACGGCCACCTGAGGAGTTGGCACCGCAGGCTCGAGCGATTGGACCAACCGTCACAGCCAAGTCACTGCAAGAGGCGCTCGAGGCCGACATAATCATCCTGGCGGTTCTGTTCGAGCAACACCGCGAGGTTGCGAAAGCGCTTCCGAGTTGGAAGGGCAAGACAATCATCGACACGACGAACGCGTTAGTTCCCTCTGAGGATCTGGAAGGCCTGCTGTCCTCCGCCTTCGTTGCGAAGTCTTTTCCCGGCGCCAAGCTCGTGAAAGGCTTCAATCATCTGGGTGCGGCCACCCTGGCCACCGATCCGATCGTTGAGGGCGGACATCGTGTCGTCTTTCTATCGAGCGACGACGAAGACGCGATCGCTCCCGTAGCGGATTTGGCCAAACAGCTCGGGTTTGCACCCGTGAAGCTAGGAAAGCTCAACGAGGGTGGCGCGCTGGTGCATGCGCGCGACCGCATTTGGGGTCCACTCATCTTCCAGGATCTGTTCAAAAAGAAGCAGTAA